In one Deltaproteobacteria bacterium genomic region, the following are encoded:
- a CDS encoding DEAD/DEAH box helicase family protein — protein sequence MKPTELLHPDQRRPSKAYLVNELRKAVITWREDGYPNTTDTTRRLLQFWFNEDHIVDGEPFDFWFCQREAIETLIYVYEAMEKRNFIDMARDFGAGPIQGYDPSYDQYPLYAFKMATGSGKTFVMALATVWSYFHHKRENKDDYTSKFLVIAGEKNVIYDRLIRDFKDGKIFRELPLVPPEWQEDFDLKVILKKDPIHVIPEGVLFLTNIQQLEQRQSKKKEVEEYVDKVMELPEVYNVSDIYQENRIREVLTSCSNIMILKDEAHHIYSFEKAWKKILLGLNKNLASQYGKGINMELDFSATPKTETGALFPWIIVDFSLKEAIEMNIVKLPLKGMVKNAEEIASTKAVERYRAWIDAGIRRWREYKDTLKPLSKKPVLFFQCPENKEADEIFGYVNSAVPDLKDKVLLIHTDSTGEVKKADLPKAREFAKTIDDSDHEKNPYEAIVSTLMLNEGWDVRNVNVIVGLRSYTSKRKVLPEQVIGRGLRKMFPEEDANIDKSVNVLEVIGPPGLIDILEELENQEGIKFAEFDTGKSLNLTTIFVDENKLNKDIEIPILSPRILIREFYLGEAEIDNLPSLAVPLENKVLEMEYVAIDMLKGMEVIKRKWDLPVPKDSKSVIAYYTDQILKQLKIGGAFASFYPVVKRYVEGKLFTEKVDLEDPRVLYKLSSPDVQERLINLFVNAFRDMTFTEREPEKRDTIKLSDTRPFVWSKLVYPANRCIFNYVPCDNDFEVDFAKFLDGAEDVEAFSKIVSKIGFFVEYKDSKDNLRLYYPDFVVTIDESERLIIETKGREDVDVWHKDKRIKKWCKDATGLSGRKWSFIRVDQEEFEKYRFKSIKELSSALEG from the coding sequence ATGAAACCAACCGAACTTTTACATCCAGACCAAAGACGCCCAAGCAAGGCATATTTAGTTAATGAACTTCGTAAGGCAGTAATTACCTGGCGAGAAGACGGCTATCCCAATACGACAGACACCACCCGCCGTTTGTTGCAATTTTGGTTTAATGAAGACCATATTGTAGATGGTGAGCCTTTCGATTTCTGGTTCTGTCAAAGAGAAGCGATTGAAACGCTGATTTATGTTTATGAAGCAATGGAAAAGCGCAACTTCATAGACATGGCAAGGGATTTTGGCGCTGGTCCCATTCAAGGTTATGACCCCTCTTACGACCAATACCCTCTTTATGCTTTCAAGATGGCGACAGGTTCGGGTAAAACCTTTGTGATGGCGTTAGCGACAGTTTGGTCTTACTTTCATCATAAGAGAGAAAACAAAGACGATTATACCTCAAAGTTTCTGGTTATCGCTGGTGAGAAAAATGTCATCTATGACAGACTCATAAGAGACTTCAAGGATGGAAAAATATTCAGAGAATTGCCGCTTGTTCCACCTGAATGGCAGGAGGATTTTGACCTGAAGGTGATCCTTAAGAAGGACCCAATTCATGTTATTCCCGAGGGGGTGCTATTCTTAACCAATATTCAGCAGTTAGAACAAAGGCAGAGCAAAAAGAAAGAAGTAGAAGAGTATGTAGATAAAGTTATGGAATTGCCAGAGGTATATAATGTTTCTGATATCTATCAGGAGAACAGAATAAGAGAGGTTTTGACATCTTGTTCCAATATAATGATTTTGAAAGATGAAGCCCATCACATCTACAGTTTTGAAAAGGCGTGGAAAAAGATACTGTTAGGTCTTAACAAAAATCTTGCTTCTCAATATGGCAAAGGCATAAATATGGAACTCGATTTCTCGGCTACGCCTAAAACCGAAACCGGGGCTTTATTCCCATGGATTATTGTGGATTTCTCTCTTAAAGAAGCAATTGAAATGAACATTGTTAAATTGCCTTTAAAAGGTATGGTAAAAAATGCCGAGGAGATTGCCTCAACGAAAGCGGTTGAGAGATATAGAGCATGGATTGATGCTGGGATAAGAAGATGGCGAGAATACAAAGATACGCTAAAGCCATTATCAAAGAAACCCGTGTTGTTCTTCCAATGCCCTGAGAACAAGGAGGCAGACGAAATATTTGGTTATGTGAACTCTGCTGTTCCAGACCTTAAGGATAAAGTATTACTAATACATACAGACAGTACTGGAGAGGTAAAAAAAGCAGACTTGCCCAAGGCAAGAGAGTTTGCAAAGACTATTGATGACTCTGACCATGAAAAAAATCCCTACGAGGCAATAGTAAGTACATTGATGTTAAACGAGGGATGGGATGTGAGAAATGTAAATGTGATTGTGGGATTGAGGTCTTATACTTCAAAAAGAAAGGTGCTCCCGGAACAGGTTATTGGAAGAGGCTTAAGGAAAATGTTTCCAGAGGAGGATGCAAATATAGACAAATCCGTAAATGTGCTCGAAGTCATTGGGCCTCCAGGACTGATAGATATTCTTGAGGAATTAGAAAACCAGGAAGGGATAAAGTTTGCCGAATTTGACACCGGGAAGTCGCTTAATTTAACCACAATATTCGTCGATGAGAATAAATTGAATAAGGATATTGAAATACCAATCTTGAGTCCAAGGATTCTCATAAGAGAATTTTATTTAGGCGAAGCAGAGATCGATAATTTGCCTTCTTTGGCTGTTCCTTTAGAGAATAAAGTCTTAGAGATGGAATATGTGGCGATAGACATGCTCAAGGGGATGGAAGTTATAAAGAGAAAATGGGATTTACCTGTACCTAAGGATTCTAAAAGCGTAATTGCCTATTATACGGACCAGATACTTAAGCAACTGAAAATTGGCGGTGCTTTTGCCAGTTTTTATCCGGTTGTAAAAAGATACGTTGAGGGAAAATTGTTTACTGAGAAAGTTGACCTTGAAGACCCCAGAGTTCTTTACAAATTGAGTTCTCCTGATGTTCAGGAACGATTGATCAACTTGTTTGTAAATGCATTCAGAGATATGACTTTCACTGAAAGAGAGCCTGAAAAGAGGGATACCATAAAGCTCTCGGATACGAGACCTTTTGTATGGTCAAAATTGGTTTATCCTGCCAATAGATGCATTTTTAACTATGTGCCATGTGATAACGATTTTGAGGTAGATTTTGCCAAATTTTTAGATGGAGCTGAGGATGTAGAGGCTTTCAGTAAAATCGTTTCCAAAATAGGGTTCTTTGTAGAGTATAAAGATTCAAAGGATAACCTTAGATTATATTACCCCGACTTTGTAGTGACAATTGACGAGAGCGAACGATTAATTATTGAGACAAAAGGTAGGGAAGATGTTGATGTTTGGCATAAGGACAAAAGGATAAAAAAATGGTGC
- a CDS encoding HEPN domain-containing protein encodes MKEIETLIQRAERAIKSAELLLKEGDVDTSVSRSYYAMFYVTEALLLTKELKFSSHRSVISLFGEHFVKTGIFKPKMGKRLSKTFEKRLIGDYSFAPEIDDEAAKEALCWAKEFVREIRDYLIREGYTK; translated from the coding sequence ATGAAAGAGATAGAAACTTTAATCCAGAGGGCTGAAAGGGCAATAAAAAGTGCGGAACTTTTACTGAAAGAAGGAGATGTTGATACTTCAGTCTCCCGCTCTTACTATGCCATGTTTTATGTAACAGAGGCATTGCTCTTAACCAAGGAGTTGAAGTTCTCCTCTCATAGGAGCGTTATCTCACTTTTTGGCGAGCATTTTGTAAAGACAGGTATCTTTAAGCCAAAAATGGGCAAGAGATTGAGCAAGACTTTTGAAAAGCGGTTAATAGGTGATTACAGTTTTGCTCCTGAGATAGATGATGAAGCCGCAAAAGAAGCTCTATGCTGGGCAAAGGAATTTGTTAGAGAGATAAGAGACTATCTGATAAGGGAAGGATATACAAAATGA
- a CDS encoding nucleotidyltransferase domain-containing protein, which translates to MIREIEHLLPQIRNLVTKIYGDRLVDIILYGSFARNNATKESDIDIAVVLKGRVDKSREIDKIYDILYDLMLETGELISIYPLSDEEIRNSTWPLYHYIKTEGIKI; encoded by the coding sequence ATGATAAGAGAGATAGAACATCTCCTGCCGCAGATAAGGAATCTTGTTACAAAAATCTACGGCGATCGTCTTGTGGACATTATTCTTTATGGCTCTTTTGCTAGAAATAATGCGACAAAGGAATCCGATATAGATATTGCTGTGGTGCTCAAAGGCAGGGTAGATAAGTCAAGAGAAATAGACAAGATATACGATATACTCTATGACTTAATGCTGGAAACGGGCGAATTGATCTCAATATATCCTTTGTCTGATGAAGAGATTAGAAATTCGACCTGGCCATTGTATCACTACATCAAAACAGAAGGGATAAAGATATGA